In one window of Juglans regia cultivar Chandler chromosome 3, Walnut 2.0, whole genome shotgun sequence DNA:
- the LOC109017204 gene encoding DNA-binding protein DDB_G0278111-like, producing MAQNGVADPELEAIRRRRMQELMAQHGVGNQQNSEQQNAQEDAKREAEERRQMMLSQILSAEARERLARIALVKPEKARGVEDVILNAAQRGQIVEKVSEERLISLLEQINTQTSKQTRVTIQRRRSVLEDDD from the exons ATGGCTCAAAATGGAGTG gctgATCCTGAGTTAGAAGCAATTAGACGCAGAAGAATGCAGGAGCTTATGGCTCAACATGGAGTG GGAAATCAACAAAATTCTGAACAGCAGAACGCTCAGGAAGATGCCAAGag GGAGGCAGAAGAACGGAGGCAAATGATGCTTAGTCAGATTTTGTCAGCTGAAGCACGAGAAAGAC TTGCTCGAATAGCTTTGGTAAAGCCTGAGAAAGCAAGAGGTGTTGAAGACGTTATACTAAATGCTGCGCAAAGGGGTCAGATAGTTGAGAAG GTTTCTGAAGAAAGGCTCATATCATTGCTGGAGCAAATCAACACCCAAACATCTAAACAAACCAGAGTGACA ATCCAGAGGCGTCGGAGCGTTCTTGAAGACGATGATTAG